A segment of the Juglans regia cultivar Chandler chromosome 15, Walnut 2.0, whole genome shotgun sequence genome:
TATGCATAATCTAATAATTTCACAACCCAATATCATCACAAGCCACACCAGCTTTCCTCAGTCTGCCACATCAACAcaatcaatttataaaacagATTTGTCCATAATTTAACACAAACAAGCAATCACATAAACAACCTAGAGCTCTAGATAAAGGAATAGCTGTTATACCATAAACAATCTAGACGTGGCTACAGTGTTGCTCGGGGCTGTAGTTTTTGCTTGCTGCCGCTTGAGGAGGTGTCCAATGGGTGGCCGGACAACCATAGAAGCTGTGGCCTTGTGGTGGTATTGCATCGTGGTGGCTGATGGCATGGGTTTCCGTGGGACTGACCAAGAGGAGGGGCTGCGTCACGGGGGGTACCTTGATTTTAGGAGGCCAGCCGTGAGACATGGGAGGAGCAGTCGTGGGGTTGCCATTTACGGCGGTGTTGGGTTGCTGTGCACAGGGGAGGCGACTTGAAAGGGAGATGATCCGAAGCTGAGAGGAGGAGGGGTTTTTAAATCTTCCATCTTGGTGGCGTTAGGTGGATTGATAGCAGTCTTGTTATTACCtgaggaaatgagagaaaaggaagagagaggggaaGGAGAAGAATTTTATGGCGGAGTGATCTTAAATTAGTTGGGGAGTCGGCTTGGATACTCTTGCTGATCTTGAATTGGCCTAGTAGGGAGGAGATCAGTAAGGGCGAGAGAACATTCATTAGGAAAGGAGGAGACTACCAGCAGCGATCGAACCAGCAGAGGGCTCTTGTAGGAGGTTTGTGAGAGAGGAAGACGAGTCTTAGCGAAGAGAGAGGAATCAGGATTTTGGGGAGAACGGTTTATGggttttcagaaaaaaaaaattcatcatcttagttttcatcatcttctcatctaatgtaaagtaattattttatctcaacattattatacatgcatgcatcttttatAAGAGCtacaaaatagtaattttaaaaatgatttattccTATATTTTTCAGCCACTTCTAATGTGAAACGAGGCCGTGGTAGTTAAGTTATGAAactctttttattgtaaaatattatatttgatgtACTACATCAAGTCCCATAATTTTTAACTAACTTTCTGTAATCTTCTTCCTAAACTAACCATTTcactttgaaaatattgttcaaatttcataagattgagagttatataatataatacatactCCAAATAATTTTTGGACACGAAAGTAATCACGTCAATccatcaacatatatattggaagtaattgacaaaaataATGATAGTACTTCTTACAACTATTTAATCACTCATTTTCAACAAACTAACATGCATGATTATATAtggcattcataaaaaatataaatttttttattctaattcatattttaaataagggaAATGATATTCCAACCGAGAAAGGTTACCAGCAAAGTCtatcgattttttttatttatttaatagttaaagaaataCTTTTTTGATGAgcatgtgatttattttttaaatgttgaagtattttaaagaatgtttgaaaaaaaaattacactatcaAAAGAaagttttggtgatttttgtcaATAAATGTAGCATTATCCTTAAAATAAATACCCTCTATTTAAAACCAAGTTATAAAAAACTGTACGTACATTATTTCAACAATAGTGGGCTTCTAGTCTCGTGAATAAAGTTTGGAGATGGGCCACAATATAgaacagctatatatataaaaagggcTTCCATTCGTCTTTTATGATCTTTGTGCAATTATACCATACCTTTACATTTCTATGGAGAACAACACATAGTTTCAGCAAACGAAGGATATAAGAAAGCAtcataatataaaaacaaaggctgttttatttcattcatgGTGATATATCAAGAAGAAACACAAAGCATAAGTAATTGGGAACAAACCCTTTTATTGATATGCATTAATCATGCAGATGATCTgcatgattgaatgtttttgtACCATAGAAAATAAAACCTGATGAACAACACACAGCAAGCACTGCCTGCGTCGTTTTCAAGCCCTCGATCGGCGTCGTTAAGCTGGTCATCGATAATTAACTCGGATGTGGCAATGGGATAGCAAAGAACTTCATCTGTCCCTCACGGCAGTGACTGCCATCCTCTGCTGTAGAAGCAAAGTATGCAGGCCTCCAGCGGTTCAGCACAAACTCAAAACCTTCGCCACTTCCTTGTGTTTCGTTTGCCAGCAGCTTCGCACTACTGAAGTTACATGCCAAATAGCTCAATAGGTTTGGTAATAGGTAGACATTTGGAGCAACAGAGGTGTCACTTGGGGGTGCATATTTGAATACTAGTGCAAAACAAATGGAAAGATTATTAGAACTTAAACTAAATTCAATAGTTTGAGTGATATTAATTGCCAATTTAATgccatatatattaaagtaatgGCCAATATTACCCACCTAATTTATCGTTCAGGTAGAAAGGACTTGTTTTGAGAGCCCAATCTGTGTAGTTGAAGCCAAAACGCCAGCCTTCTGAGCCTCCGACAACAATGGTTCTAGCCTCACCAACTAGCAAGAAAGAGGCTGCAATTGCAAGTAGAATGAATCCTTGTGCACCAAAAGTAAACGCCATCTTCATTCTCATATAGAATCCACCAATATATGGCCTTAGCATGAAAGAAAACCAAGGTGGAATGGAATGAAATGGCTGGTAAAGTGGGTTTATATAGGAAAACTAAGCCAAAATGTTTCAAACCAAAACGTGTAGGGCTTATAATTCAATTCAAAGGGGTTGACAATCACATGATCAGTTCCAGTATTCGTAATTTTGGTAAGTTTCCATTAGGAATAGAAAATGATGCTCATGGTTATGATTAGTGAGGCAGTAAGTTATCCAATTAAAACAACTCGTTTTTGTCGGCGGGGTCGATCTAGATGTAACCTTTTAACACAACGGTCTCAACGGTCAACCAAGGGCATCTCTTGTATCTACACTACTTTTTCTATTGTTGAGCTGCAATTCCTTCTTTTCCTAACATTTCCAAACCCACTTTCTCGGGAAACTTGGGTATAATATGGTATATATGTTTTTGGAGAAATGATCGGTTGCATTTcgcatttttaaaaaataacttgatCGAACTTGATCGAAGACGCACTTACGTCCCCATTCAGCATAAAAGCTAGGAACGACTGATTTGCACTCTATTTGGAAAACATAGTGGAGATTCAATTAACTGCATGCATATCTCCAGGGCACAAGAAGAGCAAATGCAGGAAAAACTCAAACTTCAGGCCTTGGGTTCGAGGAGTTTGGACCTATGACGTCCCATGGCTGTGGAGCACTGAATTAGAATATTCAACCAAGTTACTCGTGTAGGTCGTtgactaattatttttattatttatcttttgttttttcacgTTTGATGTATAAGCAATGATGTAAATAATGTAGAAGCAAAATCAACTCTTTCTCACTtgtattccaaaattttcattcagtacgtacgtacaactTCAACCTTATTTTCATAAAGTTTctgcatgattaatgatttattcaTCTCTAATTTCCATTATTGCAACCGGCCACTAATGCACGCGGGTGttaaataacataaaaagaaGAACAGCATTGATGAAAGAATGCACATGTCAAAGGCCTTTGTGTTCTTTTACATGTTTTCCCATTTGagtttattactattttgaatGCATGTAGTagctatttatagaaaataaagtcacatttatagaaaattgagaattcagtaagagaacataaaaaatatcaaataaatctCTTATAGTCTTACGTATTTGGTCGTCTCTCAAAttggtttttcatatttttctcttcttctcaaaactcaaccttTATTGAACTTTTCTTGTTCACAAAAACTAATATAGGTTCGAATACCAAACGGGCAAAACTTGTATAAGCTCGGTTCGACTCGATTTAGATTCGTGAACAAAGTTCGCATGAACTTGACTTGACTCGTTTGAACTCGTTTTGAAGCTCGTAGCttgttatatatgtatgtgctatatttattacatgttatttatattttatattcttaattatttcattaattaatttatagtttactttatttaatatatttattatattcccAAAGTGTGTATgggataatttgtataataatatatcatacaacttGAACTcttgatttattaaattatctatacatacatatatatatatatatatatatatattaactagtttagtttattacatttatattttttaaatttataactataagttaatttattgggtaattcttctcatcagccactattcactatcCCACACcctatgtaaaaaaaaagagttatcaAGTGTGGGGGTGAATGGTGGCTGATGTAtaacaaaatcttaatttattttatacgaAGTTATACTATAAgaatgttttaataaaaaataataggttaAATAGTTAATGGGTTAGAGTATTTTGTAAAactcaaaatgttttttttaataatggaaaGATAAGAttcagaattaaaaaataaaaagaaagggagTTCGAGCTACTCAACCTCAAgtcgtttgtttatttttaatcgAGCTCGAGCcgaatttaaataatttaatggtTAACAAGCTGAGTTCGAACAAGGATATCTGTGTTTTATTCAAGTTCGATCCGTTGAACGAGTAAACATGCTAATCGAGTTCGAGTATCCTTGTTTGACTTCgactcaactcaatttatttgCAACCCTAATTGtgtttaattatgataaaaaaataaaatgaaatattatatattttgcaagaaataaaaggataatttagttttaaaataatcagGTAACTAATGTTTACAGGAATTTTTAGAAGAGGAGTGCTATGTCTATAAAGAAAAATACGAAACAAAACTTACATTTAACATGTGGTAGTTAGGTCATGAAactctttttattgtaaaatattaagtCCCATAATTTTTAACTAACTTTTTGTAATCTTCTTCCTAAACTAACCATTTCGCTTTGAAAATATTGTTCCAATTTCATAAGATTGagagttatataatataatacatactCCAAATAATTTTTGGACACGAAAGTAACGAAGGAAATAAGAAAGCAtcataatataaaaacaaaggctgttttatttcattcatgCTGATATATCAAGAAGAAACACAAAACACAAGTATTCCTCACACACTTGTTTCCCTGAAAGGCATTAAGTGTACGTAacttaaaaccaaaacaaagTAATTGGGAACAAACCCTTTTATTGATATGCATTAATCATGCAGATGATCTccatgattgaatgtttttgtACCCTACAAATAAAACCAGATGAACAACACACAGCAAGCACTGCCTGCGTCTTTTTCAAGCCCTCGATCGGCGTCGTTAAGCTGGTCATAGATAATTAACTCGGATGTGGCAATGGGATAGCAAAGAACTTCATCTGTCCCTCACGGCAGTGACTGCCATCCTCTGCTGTAGAAGCAAAGTATGCAGGCCTCCAGCGGTTCAGCACAAACTCAAAACCTTCGCCACTTCCTTGTGTTTCGTTTGCCAGCAGCTTCGCACTACTGAAGTTACATGCCAAATAGCTCAATAGGTTTGGTAATAGGTAGACATTTGGAGCAACATAGGTGTCACTTGGGGGTGCATATTTGAATACTAGtgcaaaaaaaatggaaagattgTTAGAACTTAAACTAAATTAAATAGTTTGAGTGATATTAAATGCCAATTTAATGCCACATATATCAAAGTAATGGCCAATATTACTCACCTAATTTATCGTTCAGGTAGAAAGGACTTGTTTTGAGAGCCCAATCTGTGTAGTTGAAGCCAAAACGCCACGTCGCCAGCCTTCTGAACCTCCGACAACAATGGTTCGAGCCTCACCAACTAGCAAGAAAGAGGCTGCAATTGCAAGTAGAATGAATCCTTGTGCACCAAAAGTAAACGCCATCTTCATTCTCATATAGAATCCACCAATATATGGCCTTAGCTTGAAAGAAAACCAAGGTGGAATGGAATGAAATGGCTGGTAAAGTGGGTTTATATAGGAAAACGAAGCCAAAATGTTTCAAACCAAAACGTGTAGGGCTTATAATTCAATTCAAAGGGGTTGACAATCACATGATCAGTTCCAGTATTCGTAATTTTGGTAAGTTTCCATTAGGAATAGAAAATGATGCTCATGGTTATGATTAGTGAGGCAGTAAGTTATCAAATTAAAACAACTCATTTTTGTCGGCGGGGTCGATCTAGATGTAACCTTTTAACACAACGGTCTCAACGGTCAACCAAGGGCATCTCTTGTATCTACACTACTTTTTCTATTGTTGAGCTGCAATTCCTTCTTTTTCTAACATTTCCAAACCCACTTTCTCGAGAAACTTGGGTATAATATGGTATATATGTTTTTGGAGAAATGATCGGATGCATTTcgcatttttaagaaaataacttGATTGAACTTGATCGAAGACGCGCTTACGTACCCATTCAACATAAAAGCTAGGAACTGATTTGCACTCTATTTGGAAAACAAAGTGGAGAATCAATTAACTGCATGCATATCTCCAGGGAATTACAAGAAGAGCAAATGCAGGAAAAACTCAAACTTCAGGCCTTGGGTTCGCGGAGTTTGGACCTATGACGTCCCATGGCCGTGGAGCACTGAATTAGAATATTCAACCAAGTTACTCGTATAGGTTGTAACACTCcgtatttt
Coding sequences within it:
- the LOC108992314 gene encoding blue copper protein 1b-like is translated as MRMKMAFTFGAQGFILLAIAASFLLVGEARTIVVGGSEGWRFGFNYTDWALKTSPFYLNDKLVFKYAPPSDTSVAPNVYLLPNLLSYLACNFSSAKLLANETQGSGEGFEFVLNRWRPAYFASTAEDGSHCREGQMKFFAIPLPHPS